The proteins below come from a single Nocardiopsis gilva YIM 90087 genomic window:
- a CDS encoding response regulator transcription factor translates to MGDVLARVLVVDDNEVIRQLISVNLQLEGFEVHTAVDGEDCLEQAAEVRPDVITLDVMMPRLDGWVTASRLRDSAETQDMKVLLITARAQGDDVKRGQEIGVDGYLTKPFEPTELVRIVRDLAGLPQGG, encoded by the coding sequence GTGGGTGATGTGCTGGCACGGGTACTGGTCGTCGACGACAACGAGGTGATCCGACAGCTGATCAGCGTGAATCTGCAGCTGGAGGGGTTCGAGGTGCACACCGCCGTGGACGGAGAGGACTGCCTGGAGCAGGCGGCCGAGGTGCGGCCGGACGTGATCACGCTCGACGTCATGATGCCCCGGCTGGACGGCTGGGTGACGGCGTCGCGGCTCCGGGACAGTGCGGAGACCCAGGACATGAAGGTCCTGCTCATCACCGCTCGCGCCCAGGGGGACGATGTGAAGCGCGGACAGGAGATCGGCGTCGACGGGTACCTGACCAAGCCGTTCGAGCCGACCGAACTCGTCCGGATCGTGCGCGACCTCGCCGGGTTGCCGCAGGGCGGGTGA